A section of the Triticum dicoccoides isolate Atlit2015 ecotype Zavitan chromosome 7A, WEW_v2.0, whole genome shotgun sequence genome encodes:
- the LOC119333061 gene encoding tyrosine--tRNA ligase 1, cytoplasmic-like has translation MAPPAPPPPAPVPTVPESLEASLFGDMNDIRTIGCYMIEVWKAAGLELNGVEFVWLSDEMNRRPHEYWTLVMDVAINNTVGRMIRCWDKTFEYALGVYGMPADPYDRLDVVAKMIFEPCMQCAAVLLPKADIWLLSMDHDEDLEEVRELTREYCKDMKGENQPIILSHNKLPDLIEDDEFGNIGDPAWAIFMEDGEQNLSVKVRKAFCPIKVAQGNPCLDYIRHIVFSWFGHCEVPGKEEKSGGSRTFHKMEEFITDYESGALHSAEVKRALEEALKKIMKTVGAHFAGNSKAKHLAKAMWEYMI, from the exons atggcgcctcctgctccgcctccCCCTGCTCCGGTGCCAACTGTTCCAGAGAGTCTCGAGGCAAGCCTGTT TGGTGATATGAATGATATTCGGACTATTGGATGTTACATGATTGAGGTATGGAAAGCAGCCGGCTTGGAGCTTAACGGGGTAGAGTTCGTGTGGTTGTCAGATGAAATGAATCGCCGTCCACATGAATACTGGACGCTTGTGATGGATGTTGCCATAAATAACACCGTGGGGAGGATGATAAGGTGCTGGGACAAGACCTTTGAATATGCACTCGGGGTGTACGGAATGCCTGCTGACCCATATGACCGGCTTGATGTCGTGGCTAAAATGATCTTTGAACCTTGCATGCAATGTGCTGCTGTATTACTCCCGAAGGCAGACATATGGCTGTTGTCCATGGATCATGACGAGGATCTTGAGGAGGTTCGCGAGCTAACTAGAGAGTACTGCAAAGACATGAAGGGTGAAAATCAACCTATTATTCTGTCCCATAATAAGCTCCCCGATTTAATAGAGGACGATGAATTTGGTAATATAGGAGATCCAGCTTGGGCCATCTTCATGGAAGACGGGGAACAAAATTTGAGTGTGAAAGTAAGGAAagctttctgtcctataaaagttgcaCAAGGCAACCCTTGTCTGGATTACATTAGACATATTGTGTTTTCATGGTTTGGACACTGTGAGGTGCCCGGGAAAGAAGAGAAGAGTGGTGGTAGCAGGACGTTTCACAAGATGGAAGAGTTCATCACTGATTATGAAAGTGGTGCTCTGCATTCCGCTGAGGTGAAGCGGGCTCTTGAAGAAGCACTAAAGAAGATTATGAAGACTGTAGGTGCCCACTTCGCCGGCAACAGTAAAGCAAAACATCTTGCGAAAGCTATGTGGGAGTACATGATATAA
- the LOC119329178 gene encoding translation factor GUF1 homolog, mitochondrial-like: MAGAAALRRAARSAVRKLANAPSPARTFVLPERLLSSQASPEHRPRSGVSASELGQYPPERIRNFSIIAHVDHGKSTLADRLLELTGTIQKGHGAQYLDKLQVEKERGITVKAQTATMFYKHTVENSESHGTDTSSYLLNLIDTPGHVDFSYEVSRSLAACQGALLVVDAAQGVQAQTIANFYLAFESNLSIIPVINKIDQPTADPDNVKAQLKRLFDIDPSEALLTSAKTGQGLSQVLPAVIERIPCPPGNCDSPVRMLLLDSYYDEYKGVICHVAIVDGAMRKGDKISSAATGRTYEVFDVGIMHPELTPTGVLYTGQVGYVITGMRSTKEARIGDTLHQAKTIVEPLPGFKPVRHMVFSGVYPADGSDFEALSHAIEKLTCNDASVSVTKETSTALGMGFRCGFLGLLHMDVFHQRLEQEYGAQVISTIPTVPYIFEYGDESKVQIENPAALSFNAGKRITACWEPTVIATIIIPSEYVGPVIMLCSERRGEQQEYTFIDANRALLKYRLPLREIIVDFYNELKSITSGYATFDYEDSEYQKSDLVKMDILLNGQPVDAMATIIHNQKAQKVGRELVDKLKKFIERQMFEITIQAAIGSKVIARETLSAMRKNVLAKCYGGDITRKKKLLEKQKEGKKRMKRVGSVDIPQEAFHELLKVSSSK; the protein is encoded by the exons ATGGCCGGCGCCGCCGCGCTCCGGCGGGCCGCCCGCAGCGCCGTCCGCAAGCTGGCCAacgccccctcccccgcccgtacGTTCGTGCTCCCCGAGCGCCTCCTGTCCTCCCAGGCGTCGCCGGAGCACCGCCCCCGCTCCGGCGTGTCGGCGTCGGAGCTGGGGCAGTACCCGCCGGAGCGGATCCGGAATTTCTCCATCATCGCGCACGTCGACCACGGCAAGTCCACGCTCGCCGACCGGCTGCTGGAGCTCACCGGCACCATCCAGAAGGGCCATGGCGCTCAGTACCTCGACAAGCT ACAGGTAGAGAAAGAAAGGGGCATCACCGTCAAAGCCCAAACCGCGACTATGTTCTACAAGCATACAGTGGAAAATTCCGAGTCCCATGGGACAGACACTTCAAGCTATTTGCTTAACCTGATTGATACTCCAGGCCATGTGGATTTCAGCTATGAGGTCTCCAGGTCCCTAGCAGCTTGCCAGGGTGCTCTTTTAGTAGTTGATGCAGCCCAAGGTGTACAGGCACAAACAATTGCAAATTTTTACCTTGCATTTGAGTCAAACCTTAGCATTATTCCTGTCATTAACAAGATTGATCAGCCTACTGCTGACCCAGATAATGTAAAGGCCCAgttgaagaggttatttgacattgatCCAAGTGAAGCTCTGCTCACTTCTGCCAAAACTGGTCAAGGCCTTAGCCAGGTGTTACCTGCTGTTATCGAGCGTATACCTTGCCCACCTGGGAATTGTGATTCACCTGTACGAATGCTGCTCTTAGATTCATACTACGATGAATACAAAGGGGTGATATGTCATGTTGCTATTGttgatggtgcaatgcgcaagggaGATAAGATTTCATCAGCTGCGACTGGTCGCACATATGAAGTCTTTGATGTTGGCATTATGCATCCTGAGCTTACCCCTACTGGAGTGCTTTACACTGGACAAGTTGGATATGTTATAACTGGAATGCGTTCAACTAAAGAAGCACGGATTGGTGATACTCTTCATCAGGCTAAGACTATCGTTGAACCACTTCCTG GTTTCAAGCCTGTGAGACACATGGTCTTCTCTGGTGTATACCCAGCTGATGGTTCTGACTTTGAGGCTCTTAGCCATGCAATTGAGAAGCTAACATGTAATGATGCCAGTGTGTCTGTTACAAAAGAGACAAGCACTGCACTTGGCATGGGCTTCAG ATGTGGTTTCCTAGGATTGCTGCACATGGATGTGTTTCATCAACGGCTTGAACAA GAATATGGAGCTCAAGTCATATCCACCATACCAACTGTACCATATATCTTTGAATATGGTGATGAAAG CAAAGTGCAAATTGAGAACCCTGCGGCCTTGTCTTTCAATGCTGGAAAACGTATAACGGCCTGCTGGGAGCCAACAGTCATTGCAACAATTATTATTCCTAGTGA GTATGTTGGGCCTGTAATTATGCTTTGTTCGGAAAGGAGGGGTGAACAGCAAGAATATACATTCATTGATGC TAATAGAGCTTTATTGAAGTACCGATTACCTTTGAGGGAGATCATTGTGGACTTCTACAATGAGTTGAAAAGCATAACATCTGGCTATGCTACTTTTGACTATGAAGATTCTGA GTATCAAAAATCTGATCTTGTTAAGATGGATATTCTACTTAACGGCCAGCCTGTTGATGCTATGGCTACTATAATCCATAACCAAAAAGCTCAGAAGGTTGGAAGAGAATTAGTGGACAAGCTGAAGAAATTTATAGAAAG GCAAATGTTTGAGATCACTATACAAGCAGCAATTGGTTCAAaggttattgcaagggaaac